A genomic region of Klebsiella sp. RIT-PI-d contains the following coding sequences:
- the nagE gene encoding PTS N-acetyl glucosamine transporter subunit IIABC — MNFLGFFQRLGRALQLPIAVLPVAALLLRFGQPDLLNVPFIAQAGGAIFDNLALIFAIGVASSWSKDNAGSAALAGAVGYFVLTKAMVTINPEINMGVLAGIITGLVGGASYNRWAGIKLPDFLSFFGGKRFVPIATGFFCLVLAAIFGYIWPPVQHAIHAGGEWIVSAGALGSGIFGFINRLLIPTGLHQVLNTIAWFQIGEYTNAAGTIFHGDINRFYAGDGTAGMFMSGFFPIMMFGLPGAALAMYFAAPKARRPMVGGMLLSVAITAFLTGVTEPLEFLFMFLAPLLYLLHALLTGISLFVATLLNIHAGFSFSAGAIDYALMYNLPAASSNVWMLVVMGLIFFVIYFVVFSAVIRMFNLKTPGREDEDVDAVKEDVNSNTEEGLTQLATNYIAAVGGTDNLKAIDACITRLRLTVADSAQVNDAMCKRLGASGVVKLNKQTIQVIVGAKAESVGDMMKRIVARGPVPAATTADSPATVIPATAKSQAVPNAKLIAALVSPISGEIVALENVPDEAFASKAVGDGVAVKPTDKTVVAPAAGTIVKIFNTNHAFCLETENGAEIVVHMGIDTVALKGQGFTRLLEEGAKVVAGQPVLELDLDYLNANARSMISPVVCSNSDDYSALVIQATDRVVAGQTPLYEIKSK; from the coding sequence ATGAATTTTTTAGGCTTTTTTCAGCGACTGGGTAGGGCGTTACAGCTCCCTATCGCTGTACTTCCGGTAGCAGCATTGCTGTTGCGCTTCGGGCAACCCGATTTGCTTAATGTGCCGTTTATTGCCCAGGCAGGCGGTGCAATTTTTGACAACCTGGCCTTGATTTTTGCCATCGGTGTCGCCTCCAGCTGGTCTAAAGACAATGCAGGCTCAGCAGCACTGGCAGGGGCAGTGGGTTATTTCGTATTAACCAAAGCAATGGTAACTATCAATCCGGAAATTAATATGGGCGTGCTGGCCGGTATTATTACCGGTCTGGTAGGCGGTGCATCTTATAACCGCTGGGCCGGTATTAAGCTGCCGGACTTCCTGAGCTTCTTCGGCGGCAAGCGTTTTGTGCCTATCGCCACAGGTTTCTTCTGTCTGGTGCTGGCCGCTATTTTCGGTTACATCTGGCCACCAGTACAACATGCAATCCATGCTGGCGGCGAGTGGATCGTCTCTGCGGGCGCGCTGGGTTCCGGTATCTTTGGTTTCATCAACCGTTTGCTGATCCCAACCGGTCTGCATCAGGTGCTGAATACCATTGCCTGGTTCCAGATTGGTGAATATACCAACGCGGCAGGAACGATTTTCCACGGTGATATCAACCGTTTCTATGCGGGTGATGGCACGGCGGGGATGTTCATGTCCGGCTTCTTCCCAATCATGATGTTTGGTCTGCCGGGGGCAGCGCTGGCGATGTATTTTGCTGCGCCGAAAGCGCGTCGTCCAATGGTCGGCGGTATGCTGCTCTCCGTGGCGATTACGGCATTCCTGACCGGCGTAACCGAGCCGCTGGAATTCCTGTTCATGTTCCTGGCACCGCTGCTGTACCTTCTGCATGCGCTGTTGACCGGTATCAGTCTGTTTGTGGCGACTCTGCTTAACATTCATGCCGGGTTCTCGTTCTCCGCCGGTGCCATCGACTATGCGTTGATGTACAACCTGCCAGCTGCCAGCAGCAACGTCTGGATGCTGGTGGTCATGGGCCTGATTTTCTTCGTCATCTACTTTGTGGTGTTCAGCGCGGTTATCCGCATGTTCAACCTGAAAACGCCGGGTCGTGAAGATGAAGACGTTGATGCCGTTAAAGAAGATGTAAACAGCAATACTGAAGAGGGCTTAACCCAGCTGGCAACCAATTATATTGCGGCGGTCGGCGGCACGGATAACCTGAAAGCCATTGACGCCTGTATTACCCGTCTGCGCCTGACGGTAGCGGATTCTGCGCAGGTTAATGATGCCATGTGCAAACGTCTGGGTGCTTCCGGCGTGGTGAAATTGAATAAACAAACTATTCAGGTCATTGTGGGCGCGAAGGCCGAATCTGTCGGCGATATGATGAAACGTATCGTTGCACGCGGCCCAGTGCCCGCAGCGACTACCGCTGACTCCCCGGCAACCGTTATCCCGGCTACGGCAAAATCGCAGGCGGTCCCGAACGCCAAACTGATTGCCGCACTGGTTTCACCGATTAGCGGTGAGATTGTGGCGCTGGAAAATGTGCCAGATGAAGCTTTCGCCAGCAAAGCGGTGGGCGATGGCGTGGCGGTTAAACCGACGGACAAAACGGTCGTTGCACCGGCTGCCGGTACTATCGTTAAAATCTTCAATACCAATCATGCATTCTGCCTGGAAACGGAAAATGGCGCGGAAATCGTCGTTCACATGGGTATTGATACCGTGGCATTGAAAGGTCAGGGATTCACGCGCCTGCTTGAAGAAGGAGCAAAAGTAGTGGCAGGGCAACCGGTTCTGGAACTGGATCTCGACTACCTTAATGCCAATGCGCGCTCCATGATAAGTCCGGTAGTATGCAGCAACAGCGATGACTACAGCGCACTGGTGATTCAGGCTACCGATCGCGTAGTGGCAGGGCAAACGCCGCTGTATGAGATTAAAAGCAAATAA
- the glnS gene encoding glutamine--tRNA ligase → MSEAEARPTNFIRQIIDEDLSSGKHATVHTRFPPEPNGYLHIGHAKSICLNFGIAQDYQGQCNLRFDDTNPAKEDIEYVESIKNDVQWLGFHWSGDICYSSNYFDQLHQYAIELINKGLAYVDELSADEIREYRGTLKAPGKNSPYRDRSVEENLALFEKMRSGGFEEGKACLRAKIDMASPFIVMRDPVIYRIKFADHHQTGSKWCIYPMYDFTHCISDALEGITHSLCTLEFQDNRRLYDWVLDNITIAVHPRQYEFSRLNLEYTVMSKRKLNLLVADKHVEGWDDPRMPTISGLRRRGYTSASIREFCKRIGVTKQDNTIEMASLESCIREDLNENAPRAMAVIDPVKLVIENYPQGESEMVTMPNHPGNPEMGTREVPFSGEIWIDRADFREEANKQYKRLVLGKEVRLRNAYVIKAERVEKDAEGNITTIICTYDADTLSKDPADGRKVKGVIHWVSATHALPVEIRLYDRLFSIANPGAAEDFLSVINPESLVIKHGFAEQSLKEAEAGKAYQFEREGYFCLDSRYATADNLVFNRTVGLRDTWAKIGE, encoded by the coding sequence ATGAGTGAGGCAGAAGCCCGCCCGACGAACTTTATTCGTCAAATTATTGATGAAGATTTATCCAGTGGTAAGCACGCCACCGTTCATACCCGTTTTCCGCCGGAGCCGAATGGCTACCTGCACATTGGGCATGCTAAATCTATTTGCCTGAACTTCGGTATTGCTCAGGATTACCAGGGCCAGTGCAACCTGCGTTTCGATGATACTAACCCGGCGAAAGAAGATATCGAATACGTCGAGTCAATCAAAAACGATGTGCAGTGGTTAGGTTTTCACTGGTCGGGTGATATTTGCTACTCCTCAAATTATTTTGACCAGTTGCATCAGTATGCCATTGAGCTTATCAATAAAGGTCTGGCCTATGTTGACGAGCTGTCTGCCGATGAAATCCGCGAATACCGCGGTACGCTGAAAGCACCAGGTAAAAATAGCCCGTATCGCGATCGCAGCGTTGAAGAAAACCTCGCGCTATTTGAAAAAATGCGCAGCGGTGGGTTTGAAGAAGGTAAGGCCTGCCTGCGTGCCAAAATCGATATGGCGTCACCTTTTATTGTAATGCGCGACCCGGTTATTTATCGCATTAAGTTTGCCGACCATCATCAGACGGGCAGCAAATGGTGCATCTACCCGATGTACGACTTTACCCACTGTATCAGCGATGCGCTGGAAGGCATTACGCACTCGCTGTGTACACTTGAGTTTCAGGATAACCGCCGTCTGTATGACTGGGTGCTCGATAACATCACTATTGCGGTTCATCCGCGTCAGTACGAATTTTCGCGCCTGAATCTGGAATATACCGTGATGTCCAAGCGTAAGCTGAATCTGCTGGTCGCTGACAAGCACGTAGAGGGCTGGGACGATCCGCGTATGCCGACCATTTCTGGTCTGCGCCGTCGCGGCTATACCTCGGCGTCCATCCGTGAGTTCTGCAAACGTATTGGCGTGACCAAACAGGACAACACCATTGAAATGGCGTCGCTTGAATCCTGCATTCGTGAAGATTTAAACGAAAATGCGCCGCGCGCCATGGCCGTTATCGATCCGGTAAAACTGGTTATCGAAAACTACCCGCAGGGCGAGAGCGAAATGGTGACCATGCCGAACCATCCGGGCAACCCGGAAATGGGGACGCGTGAAGTTCCGTTTAGCGGCGAAATCTGGATCGATCGCGCTGATTTCCGCGAAGAAGCCAATAAGCAGTATAAACGTCTGGTGCTGGGTAAAGAAGTTCGCCTGCGCAATGCTTATGTGATCAAAGCTGAACGCGTGGAAAAAGATGCGGAAGGTAATATCACCACTATCATCTGCACTTATGATGCTGACACGTTAAGCAAAGATCCGGCGGATGGGCGCAAAGTTAAAGGTGTGATCCACTGGGTGAGCGCAACACATGCCTTGCCGGTTGAAATTCGTTTGTACGATCGTCTGTTCAGTATTGCAAACCCCGGTGCGGCAGAGGATTTCCTTTCCGTCATTAATCCTGAATCTCTGGTCATCAAACACGGCTTTGCTGAGCAAAGCTTAAAAGAGGCGGAAGCCGGTAAAGCGTATCAGTTCGAACGCGAAGGTTACTTCTGTCTTGATAGTCGCTATGCGACTGCGGACAATCTGGTGTTTAACCGCACCGTTG